In Equus caballus isolate H_3958 breed thoroughbred chromosome 26, TB-T2T, whole genome shotgun sequence, the following are encoded in one genomic region:
- the LOC100056557 gene encoding keratin-associated protein 10-12 — protein sequence MAASTLSVCSSDLSYGSRVCQPGAWDSCPDSSWWVDDGPESCCEPPCCAPSCCVPAPCLTLICTSCVCSPCQAACTSSCTPSCCQQSSCRPSCCTSSPCQQACCVPVCCTPVCFKPVCCVPVCSGASPCSDSSCCQQSSCQPSCCTSSPCQQACCVPISCTPVCSKATPCPAPSCCQPSPCPPSCCKPSSCVSLICRPVCRPACCVPVPSCCGPASCQPSCCRPASCVSLLCHPACSRAARCSPTPAQKSCC from the coding sequence ATGGCCGCCTCCACCCTGTCCGTCTGCTCCAGCGACCTCAGCTATGGCAGCCGGGTCTGCCAGCCCGGTGCCTGGGACTCCTGCCCCGACTCCTCCTGGTGGGTGGACGACGGCCCAGAGAGCTGCTGCGAGCCCCCCTGCTGCGCCCCCAGCTGCTGCGTCCCGGCCCCCTGCCTGACCCTCATCTGCACCAGCTGTGTGTGCAGCCCCTGCCAGGCAGCCTGCACCAGCTCCTGCACGCCCTCGTGCTGCCAGCAGTCTAGCTGCCGGCCCTCCTGCTgcacctcctccccctgccagcaGGCCTGCTGCGTGCCCGTCTGCTGCACCCCCGTCTGCTTCAAGCCCGTGTGCTGTGTGCCCGTCTGCTCTGGGGCCTCCCCCTGCTCAGACTCCTCGTGCTGCCAGCAGTCTAGCTGCCAGCCCTCCTGCTgcacctcctccccctgccagcaGGCCTGCTGCGTGCCCATCTCCTGCACACCCGTCTGCTCCAAGGccaccccctgcccagccccctcgtgctgccagcccagcccctgccccccgtCCTGCTGCAAACCCTCCTCCTGCGTGTCCCTCATCTGCCGCCCCGTGTGTAGACCCGCCTGCTGCGTGCCAGTCCCCTCCTGCTgtggccctgcctcctgccagcCCAGCTGCTGCCGCCCGGCCTCCTGCGTGTCCCTGCTCTGCCACCCCGCGTGCTCCCGCGCAGCCCGctgcagccccaccccagcccagaaGTCCTGCTGCTGA
- the LOC100630145 gene encoding keratin-associated protein 12-1-like, with protein sequence MCHTSCSTGCQPACPAPCCPPLVCRSSCRQPAPCVSLLCRPVCGSATSCQSACGCLSPCCPPTCGQASSCSPACCVPSPCQVACCVPVSCRPTVCTPVSCRPTVCVPVSCRPIVYLAPSCQSSGCCQPSCPTLVCRPVLSCSPSCC encoded by the coding sequence ATGTGCCACACCAGCTGCTCCACAGGTTGCCAGCCGGCTTGCCCTgccccctgctgccctcccctgGTCTGCAGGAGCTCCTGCAGGCAGCCGGCCCCCTGTGTGTCTCTGCTGTGCCGGCCCGTGTGCGGCTCCGCCACCTCCTGCCAGTCGGCATGCGGCTGCCTGTCCCCATGCTGCCCACCCACCTGtggccaggcctcctcctgcagcccggcctgctgtgtgcccagccccTGCCAGGTAGCCTGCTGTGTGCCCGTGAGCTGCAGGCCCACTGTGTGCACACCTGTGAGCTGCAGGCCCACTGTGTGTGTGCCCGTGAGCTGCAGGCCCATTGTGTACCTGGCCCCCTCCTGCCAGTCCTCCGGGTGCTGccagccctcctgccccaccctggtCTGCAGACCTGTCCTCTCTTGCAGCCCTTCTTGCTGCTGA
- the LOC106782619 gene encoding keratin-associated protein 12-1, with product MCHTSCSSGCQAACCSSRPCQASCCVPVSCQPAVCSPVSCQPAVCTPVSCRPTVCVAPSCQSFVCVPVSCRPAVCVAPSCQSSRCCQPSCLTLVCRPVPSCTPCCY from the coding sequence ATGTGCCACACCAGCTGCTCCTCAGGCTGCCAGGCTGCCTGCTGCTCGTCCAGGCCCTGCCAGGcatcctgctgtgtgcctgtgAGCTGCCAGCCTGCCGTGTGCTCACCTGTGAGCTGCCAGCCGGCTGTGTGCACACCTGTGAGCTGCAGGCCCACTGTCTGTGTGGCCCCCTCCTGCCAGTCCTTCGTGTGTGTGCCTGTGAGCTGCAGGCCTGCTGTCTGTGTGGCCCCCTCCTGCCAGTCCTCCAGGTGCTGCCAGCCCTCCTGCCTCACTCTGGTCTGCAGACCTGTCCCCTCTTGCACCCCTTGCTGCTACTGA